TGTGACAGGTCTGGGAGGGCTGAGGGAATCAGGCTTGGGAGGTACCTGCCAGGAGTAGGGCTCCTCTGAGCTGGTGAGCAAACGACCCAGCTTGTCATAGAGGTTGCTGAGCAGCTCGGCCCCCAACATCTCATAGACATACATGAGCGTGTCTGAGATGTCCACCCTGAGAAGCAGATGAAGGCCTTTTATACTGCCTGGATCCTGACCCTGGATCCTGCCCCCAAGCCCAGGAGCCTACCCCAGTACCCCCACAACTCTGCAACAATGCctagaaaacagagaaaggagCCCCAAAATTCAGAAAGCCTGGCCTTGGGCCCCTTCCCTCATTGCCTTCATTATTTCTGGACTCCATTTTAGAGGAGCTGGCCTGCTACCATCACCTGTAAATTCGGAACTGCTCCTTCTCGTCTGAGGACCAGAATCCATATTCCTCATCAGAAGGGAACTGGGCCTTGTGCAGAAGCACATCCACCAGCTGGAAGTAGACTGGCCGGTACACCTGCTGGTATACAGCCTGCTTCTCTGCCTCAAAGGATAGAATATCATCCTGAGAGAGCCAGGGAAGACAATTAGCCACCTCACCAGCAGCCATAGAAGCCCATGATCCACCTTCTTCCACCACAGCCCAGTCCTACTGGAGGTCACACAGACACACCTGCAGCGTGTACCAGAAGGTGAGGGTTAGGGAGCTGGTGGTCTCATTGACAGGATAGTGGCCAGGGATGCCTGTGCAGAACATAATCATGTTGACAAGTGCCAGGAAACTCTGCCAGTGCTCTACTTGGTCCAGCAAGGCCCTGGGGAGGAGGAGACACAGTCAGGTCATTCTACCTCTCCAGGGACTTCCATAACCCCACCTCTTAGAGGGCCCTACTATCCCACCCCCAGCTGCTCCACCCCTTACCGGGAGTGGTTCTCGCCCAGGGCCACAGCGATGCGACAGATGCCATGGGAGGTCTCCATGTCCCCGTTCTGCACTGCCTGCCGCAGTTGTTCCTGCAGACCCAGCACCAGCGGGATGAGCTTCAGGAGCGTGTTCACGTACCTAGAGGCATGAGGTAAGAAAATCCATCAGAGCTCTCTGCTCACCCCCACACTGGCTTTAAGAGAAAGGCATAATCTCCTTGTCTTCCTTCAAAGCTCCCCTCCCCTTATtaaatcctaagcaaaacaaGGGTCAGGGTCTACATGGCAGATTTGATGTTCCCTATGTTGGGAAGAACCTTAGGTCAGAGCCCCCAGAACTCTGAGAGGGAAGTATGAGAAGGCTGGTATTACGGGTTGAATTGTGTTCTCCAGGTGGACTGCGAGCTGATTCCAGAATGGgtgaagattttgttttttgagatggggttttgctatgttacccaggctggtctcgaactcctgagctcaagagactcggtctcctgctcagcctctggagtagctgggattacaggtgtgagccaccacgtccagctaggTTACAACTTCTGGGGAGGTTGAGATGAAGTGAATATAGTTTGCATGTGGTGATAACATGAAGTTTGGGGCGCCAGAGGGCAGACTCGCATGGGTCAAATTATGTCCCCACAAAAAAGATACGTTTTTTGATaaatcctaatccccagtacctcaaaatgtggccttatttggaaataagataaTTGCAGATGAGGTTATACTGGAGTAGGATGGACCTGAactccaatatgactggtgttcttataagaagacatccatgtgaagacagagacataCAGGGAGAATGCCACATGAGGACTAAAGTAGAGAGTGGAgtgatgcagctggaagccagaGAACACTGAAGACTGCCAGCAAACCACAGAGCTAGCAAGAGGCAAGGACGGAGTCTCCTACAGGTTTCAGAAGGAGCtcagccttgccaacaccttgatttcagacttctagcctccacaaTTGTGAGACAATGAATTTGTTTGGTTTtaaagccacctagtttgtggtactttgttatggtagccctaggaAACTGATACAGTCTGGCAGGGGTGATTGAACAAGAGTGGGAGACAGACGAGTAAACACAGGCTCAGAAgccctgattaaaaaaaaaaaaaaaaaaaaaaaaaaaagattttggaagGCAGCAACAGCTCATGAGAGCATCAACCCCTGCCATCCACTCTACTCTCTACCACCAAATCCCAACTCTTGAGGAGTCTGGTGGCAGCACGGAGGGAGAGAAGTAGATAATGAACTCAGAGCTAAGAGGCCAAACAGACAGGATTTGACGACTGACTGGATATGAGGAAGGCGAAGAATAAAGGCAACTCTCAGGTCACTGGCTAAACAACTAAATAGATGGTGGAGCTATTTACTGAGACCTGTGGGGTGAGGAATGGGGAATAGCAACACCTTTAATGGGAGGTGGAAGGTGATAAGCTCAGTCTTAGATAAGTTGATTCACAGACACCTGATAGGTTATGCAGGTAGAAGCATCTAGAAAGAGTTGGATATAAAACCCTGAAACCCAGCATAGAGGTTAGAGCAAAAGCCATAGATTTGAGAGTCATCAGCTAACAGCTGGTAATTGAAGCTACGGGAGTAGATGAAAATTGCCCAGGGAGAATGtgttgaatgagaaaaaaaaataagagggtCCAGATCAGAGCCCTGAAACACAACGATCTCTAAAGGAGAAGGATAGATAGCCCAGTATACGAAGGGGACTGAGAGAAGCCTGGCTCAGCCCACTGGATCCCTCTTCAGCACCTTGGTCTGTGGAGATGAGACTAAGCAGAGGAAGCCACGCTCTAACAGTAGGGATCAGGTGCTTGGGACCCCTCTGTTGTCAATCATAAtgtcaccatagcaatctatttTAGGGAGTGGGGGACTGAGGATCCCAGAAGGAGTTCTATCTGGACTTGCCCCAAGCAGGTTGCTAGGCAGTAGCCTCATATCCTTGGTGGGAGGATGAGAATGACAAAAAGAGGCAACCAGCCCAGGGACATCGGCCTCCTTCTCCACATCCCCATTCTGGTAGGAAAAGTCATCCATGCCAGGATATCCCCAGCCCAGAGACAGCCCCAGGGGGTGCTGCCTGGAGACGGCTGGGATAGCTTCAGTCTCCTGACCCTGACACGGGCTGCACCACCAGACAATGGGCATTTTCAGGCCAGACTCTGGCACAAAGACAAGAGGCAGGGCCAAGGCTATGGCCCACAAGCTCCTCAGCAACTGAGATGGGTGCAGGAGGTAGCGCTCTACCCCCATAGCATCTCCACTGTATTCTAAGGCTCCTTCCTCCACCTGCCAAAGTTTATGCAGACGGCAGATACTCAGTGAAGGTTCTTAATGTGTCTCATCTGAGCCTCATAATAGAACAAATCAAGGATAATACAGCCTCAAAGGGCTCAGAGTATCATATCACTCAAGGTCATACAACTTAGAAGCAGAATCCAGGTTGAAACTTCCCCTTAAACTGCTACAGGTCTGCTTTTCTTTCAGGGCCCAACCAGGATTTCCCCAAAGGATCTATGTGCATCTCAGCCCATATCTCCAGTGCTAACTGATGGGAGCCCCCAACAGCCTGCCTAATtcactttccctccctccctaacTCCCAAGGAAAAGCTTTTCCagcattaaaaacatatttctggaaaaaaaatacatttcaaaggaGAGAGccaggaagcagcagcagctgtggAGGAGCAAGAAAAGGGTGACTTGAGTGCAAGCTTAGCTAAGGGGAGGGCCAATGTCAGGACACCTGGGGAAGGCGTGCCTGGATGACCCAGGAGTCAAAGCCACTGAAGGTGACTTTCACAAGCCAAAGCTGGGAAACTAGACTGGGTAGAGCAAGGACCAGGCTCGGATTCTGGGTTGGATGCAGCTCACCCATGGGAAGAAGTTCCTGCATAGATTTCCTACCACCTGAGCACCTGTGTCTGCGACCTGTGAGTGGACAGAAGAACAAGTCTGAGGTCCCAGAGGTTTCTAGGTTTgggggaaggagacagggaggatgTCTTTACGACCACAGCTGAGGCTGGGTTCAAGAGGCCTGGCTCCAATCGGTCAGTTCAAGTAGCTGAGGCAGGGCTGCTGGGACTCCTCCGCTGCTGCTCACACGGAGCTCAGCCCAGACCTGCAATTAGAGCTTCACTTCAGGAGCAGAGCTGAGAAAATGGGGAGAGTTGCTAAGCAACCAAGGGGCTGCAGCCAATGGGCGCCAAGGAGGCTGTGGGTTACCTCACTGGCTCCTTGCTCGCTCATTCGTTCAGAGGAGAAGGGGCATCAATTACCTGCCAAAGCCCTTGAGACTGGCTGGGCGGGTAAACTTGGGTGTATCCAAGGACACCTCACATCACCCACACACTTGCCCTGATCTGTTTCCCTTAGTCACCAACTGTCGGAGCCCACCCAGCACTTGAGCTTCAGGCTGCCAAGAGAGGCCTTGATCTGGGACTAGGTATCCACCTTAAGCTGGAAAGCCTGGGAAGCCGGGGGATAGGTATCATAATAACTGCCAACACAATAATGAAACCAAATACTGGCAACTGCTGTTTACGGAGTACATAGGAACCATGCTAAAAGCTTCACGttctcttatttaatcctcataccgaaacaatcttttattttttaaaatcaaccccaatgtttaaaagttttaaaaggcaGTCGTTAAGCACAttatctatgtgtgtatgtgtgcatgtgtgtgtgcatatacatatatatacacatacatacacacacacacacacacatatatatgaaaccaACTCCTTTTCAAATTTAGCCACTGAACAATTAGGCCCACTTTCTATCGCATGATTCCggttctacttcttttttttttttttttttttttttttttttgagacggagtctcgctctgtcgcccaggctggagtgcagtggccggatctcagctcactgtaagctccgcctcccgggttcacgccattctcctgcctcagcctcccgagtagctgggactacaggcgcctgccacctcgcccggctagttttttttttttgtattttgtagtagagacagggtttcaccgtgttagccaggatggtctcgatctcctgacctcgtgatccgcccgtctcggcctcccaaagtgctgggattacaggcttgagccaccgcgcccggccccggttCTACTTCTTATGACCAATTCTAAAAGTAAACGGCCTTAATCCATTTAATAGTAActatgtttctcttttaaaaaataaacagttggccaggcatggtggctcatgcctgtaatcccagtactttgggaggccgaggcaggtgtattacctgaggtcaggagttcaagaccagcctggccaacatggcaaaaacccgtttctactaaaaatgcaaaaattagccaggtgtggtgatgcacgcctgtaatcccagctactctggaggctgaggcaagagaatcgcttgaacctgggaggcggaggctgcagtgagccgagattgtgccactgtacaccagcctgggcaacatagtgagactctgtctcaaaataaataaataaataaataaataaataaataaacaaacagttaCCATTAACCATTAACAGTTACCATTACCATCACATAAAGTATAAACGaagaacatacacacacagttcccattttaaaacatgtaacgTATGAATAACCCAAACGTACAAATGCATGCTGCTGACCATCCCAACCCCAGCAGAGACCACAAAAGAACTCCCATTACTCAAGGAGTCAAAATACTCTTTACCGAACACCAGGGGCAGGACTTACGCACATTATCCTATTTAAACCTTTACAACTCTGTGGGGTTGATatgatcatccccattttattgatgaggaaactgaggcttaggaatGGTTTATCCAAGATTTCAGATCTAATAAGTGAACATTCTGGGATTCAAATTTAGATGTGACTAATGCCAAGGCTTGAGTCGTTAGCCACTGTCCATGAAATCTCTTTCAATGGTTTTCCCTTCCAATTCTGCCAAGGGTCCCAAAGCCCCATCTCTGAAATGTCAGTGTCAGGGCCTCCAAACTCACTTTTTCTAATCCAGCTCATACCAAAAGTCTCAGTAGGCCATTTTCTCTGCTTAAAATCCTTTAATATCTTTATATCATCTTCAGGATGAAGATCAAAATCTTAAACTTGGCCAAGGTCCTGCATGATCTGGGCCCAGGTCTCCTATAACTCTGGCCCTTAAATCCTGCTGTCTAATCACACCTAATGATTTACAGATCACCAGGCCCTCTGGGCTTTCACTCTTCCCTTGCTTGGGCTCTTCCATCTGTCTGGAATGTCCTCCCTATCCATCACTTCCATCTGGCTAACTCTTACACAGCTGGGTTGTCACTTCCTCTGGGAATCCTTTCATAGCCCTCAGACTCAGTGAAAGCCTCCTCTGGGTTCTTGAAGGCCCCTGCATTCTCCATCAGAGGATTCATCATGTTGATTGTACTTGCCATTCATGTGtccactagactgtgagctccggAGAGACTGAAGCTAAAGGATTTGTCTCTGTGCTCCCAGAGCTCAGCACAAGGCCCAAAACAGGACATGCTCAATGAACATTTGCAAAACAAACACTTCACTACACTCACTTCTTTAGGGCCCTTGAATATATCATGATGCTGCCCACAAGTCTTTGCAGCTGCTGTGGTTCCTAAAGCCTAGAACactccaccctcctcccccaATCCCTTCCATCCCCACCCCTCCTAACTCAGGCAACTCCTACTTTCCTCCATTCAAAAAACATCAGATgctaccatgtgccaagcacaaTGTGACAAAGTAAAATGACAGAGTCCCTGTCCTCACAGAGGTGAGAGAAATCATGTTATGGgctaagaaggaaaaatactggGAGCTCTGAGGTAACATAAGAGAGAAGATCAAACTTAGCCTTAAGAATCCATTGAGGACTTCCCTATGCTTAAGCTGAGGCAAGGTGTCAAGTACATGTGATGAGCCAGAGGCTGAAAGGAACATGGGAAATTCAAGGAATTAAAGAAACTGTGTGAGAGTGTAGAGAGCAAGGAGAGTAGCATGAGATGAGGCCGGTGATGCCACACTGTGCAGCACCTTTATGAGTCACATTAAGGATTCCGAGCTTTAACCTAAGAGCACTGAGACGCCACTGAAGGCTTCTGATCAGAAAGATTAGATCCCCATTTtcaaaagatcactctggctgctgggaCAATGAAGGGTATAAGAGTGAGGACAAGCTCTACAGTCATCTGGGGAGAGAGACGATGACAGCTTGGACTAAGGTGGTAgcaatggaaatggaaaaaaaaatagatttgcaATGTGGTCAGGAGGAGAACAGCCAGGACTTGGTGACTAgttgagagaaggaaaagagagtcaaatattttaattgaataacTGATAATTAGTTGTTTAATGTCTGCCTCCCTGTCTGAACCATGAGGACAGGGACCATGTCTTCTTTGCTTCCTTGCTGTATCTCCAGCATAGGACCAGGTATCAGTACACATTCAATTAATGTTCAttgaacagatggatggatggatgtgtggctGGCCAAAGAGGCTGTCTTCTGCGCGGGTGGGGACTAGCTCACCTCTGGGCATCAGGCTGTGAGATGGCATTCACAATGGCCTCCACACTGCTGTCGAAGAGCTCCGAGTCCTGCAGAGCAGCGAAGGCAGCCTGAATGAGCGCCTCACAGTCCTGCAGTGGCACCTCCAGCTGCACCCAGCTGGAGAAACACTTGAGCACCTTCTGACGCACACAGCTGGGTGAGCTGGGCTGCTGTAGTAGTTGCTCCAGCAGCGGGAAGACAGCCCCACATTCCACCGCCAGGCTGGTCCGCACCAGGCCTTTGCGGTACTGGGGTAGgcggctggtctggaactcctcagGCAGCACTGTCAGTAGCTCTAGCAGGGCTAGGCAGCGACCCTGGCCATCCACTGGTGAGTCCTCAGCCTGGAAGAGTCGTACCATATCTGCCACAGCACATGGCCAAGCGTCAGGCATCATGCTGAGAGCCAGTGAGGCCAGTGCCACGCACAGCCGAGTCAGTACAATCTTGGAGCCACTGGCAAAGCGGGTGATCTGGGTGAAGAGCTGTGCCTTTAGGCTTTCATACTGGTCAGTGGGGATGTCACTCCAGTAGCGAGAGATCTTGATGTGAAGAGCACTGGCTCCAAAGTACTGGATCTCTGGTACCTTGTCAGGTTGCAGTAGCTGCCAGCTGAAGTGCCAGGCCTGTGGGGAGACCTGGGCCTGCATCAGCCACTTCTGAGCCAGGTTCTTGTTCTCAATGTTGGGGTCATAGTAGAGCTGGTGCAGCGCCTGCAGGACAGCACAGGACTGAACAGGTGCTGGCCACTCTGGATCCTGCCAGAGCCCAGAACAGAGGTGTGACTTGGTCCTGCAAGGGTGCTCCCTCTCCCTGACTGGGGGGCTGAGCAGGGAGAGCTCAGGGCTCTGCAGTGTTTCCTGGGCCTGGGGTCCTGCTGATATCTTGAGAGCCTGAACCTTGTTCATGCTCTACCATATCCTCTTCTCCTTATAGCAAAACATTATGGGTTCAGAGAGGGAATCTCCACAGGAAAGCGAAAAAAGAGGAAGCTGATCTCCCCAAAGGGGAGGCACTTGAGGGCAAAGCCCAGGTGGAAGGAACAGCTTCGCAGGGATGAAGCTAAGTCTGAGAAGGGCATGGAACAGCTTGAGGGGACTTGACCCTCCCAGGCACAGCTGCTCCCATCAACTCCAACAGCTCCTTTCAGCTCCCCCAGGATCATCCCTAGGTCACTCCAGATGCTGGCACCAAAGCCAGTGTGAAATCAGAGCAGGACTAAGACTTTTTCCAGGCAGCCCTGGGGCACAGATATACTGGAGGGGAGGGTGAGAACACTCCTCAGAGGGCACATGTCCAACCAACTGATCCAGAGAAGCCTTGGCCATAGCTGCAGCCCTGGCAAACACCTCGCCTAGTGCTCTCCACTAGCAGAATCCCCAGGGTCTCAATTCCAATGGGACTTTATCAAGTAAGAAAACAGTGAGATTTATCTCCCAATAGCACATGGAAcagtgcgccaccatgccaacACTGCCCTGCTCCAAGGGGTGGGAGAGTGTGGCCAGGACCCTGACCCTTAATCAGGCTCCATCCAAGTAGGCTTAGCTCTATTCGTACCCCTGACAGCCAGTTATGGCCATTGGCCCTTGTTTGGCCCCTCAGGGATGCCAAAGCAGACAGAAGAGATGCATCCTCATTATTTGTTATGGCAAACAGGGTTAAGGATAACAAGTGAGCATCTGCAATCATTCCCTGCTTTCAAGTAAGGGAGCCCTATCTCCCCATTCATCCCAGGGTGTATGCATTCCTGCATTTCAGGTTGTAGGGAGCAGATACAAAAAAGAACTAAAGAGGCAGTTCAGAAAGATGGGCTGGGCAGTGGGGGAGCCTGGGAGGGCCATGGCAGGGAGCTATGTGGGCAGGTGAGTAGGGAGGAGCCCTGTAAGGCTCCCAGCTGGGCCAGGACCCTTGGACTCAGCACAAAACAAAGGGAGACAGCCCCAGGCCTGCCTGCTCAGGACTGGTCTGGCTTCCATCCAATAAAGGAAGGACCCTTCTTCAAAGAGTCGAAACAACCCAGATTGTTTTAGTTCCAGATCATTTTCTGAGCCCTTGGCTCAACAAAATCAGGTCCAGGATGGTTTGGCATCAGGATAATTCCAGGAGACTGAGCTGCAGGTCTCCTGGGTTCCCAGTTTCCTACTGCACTGCTCATGCAGTTCCCATGGAGCTGGAAAATAGCCAGTCTGGATGGGAGGCTAAGTCACAGCACCCTGAAGGGACCATCCCAAGACCCTAGAGTATCTGTCCACAGGGGACCTGCCTGTaaggaaagacaaaaatagcCCATTAGGGCACTGCAATACTGCCTGCCCAGATAGACAGCAAATGCCAGGTGCTCTGGGGGCACCATACCAGCGGGCACCCAGCCCAGGCCTGAGCTCTGCCATTAGTGACAGTCCCCAGAACTTCTGCTCTGTCACTGGAGTGCCCACCCCAGAGCCCTCATACCTTCTCCACGTTCTCCACAGTGAAGTCCAAGGCTGGTGCTGCTCCAGCCCCTGCAGCCCCCGGCTGCTCCTCCCGCCGCTCCATCTTTGCTCCCTCCCTGGCAGGGAGGTGGGCCCTGATctgtctcctgccccagccccttgGCTGCTGGCCCCCTGCTAGACCCCGGCTTGGGTGCCCAGGGAGTGGTGGGGTGAGGGGGAGCCCAGGGCGGGCATGGCTGCCGAGGCCTCCCCACCTCGTTTGGGGGTGGGAGGCTTGCCAGAGGCCAAAAGGGGTGCTCTTAGGAGACCCAATGAAAGGGACTCCGAGGAGGGAGCCGTCAATGAGGAGCTCTCAGGCAGGGATCCTAGTGGTAGGTAACAGCTCTGTCCCCAGAATCTGTGTGGAGGGAGTCACTGGGGAGGGAGGCCTGCGGGGGAAACCAAGTCCCTGGCTCTTGAGGGGTCACAAGGTCGATGGCCTGTACCCACAACACCCCCGCCTGGGGGAGCTCTCGGGTGCTATGAAGAGGTCATGGGGCTGGAGGGTCACGGGGGAGAGAGCCCTTCGTGGTTACGGAGGCGTCCGACGAGGCGCGGAGATGCAGCTCCGCGAGTCTGGGGCGAAGAGTCCGTGGAGTTGAGGGGCTGTGGCAGGTCCCTTCCGTTCGGCCTGGCCCGCGCTGTTCTCACCGCCCCGCTACAGCCCAGCTACCGCCGCTGCCTCCGCCCCAGTGACTGACAGACAAGCCCGCCCGGCCGGGACGGGGCAGGGACCTCGGCAAGGCGCGGGCTGCCCCGAGCGCCTGTCCCCGGCACCGCAACTCAGGCCCCCACTCTCGCCAGTTCTGGCTCGGCACGGCCCGGCACCGCCCGGCACGGCCCAGCGGAACTGCGCGGAAACTCATTCCGGGTCTTTAGCCCTGTCCTCGCGCCAGTCCGCGCTCCCCTGAGCAGGCGGTGGAGCGGCACGCCGCCCCAGGCCCCCGCAGAGTCTAGGCCCCGCCGCTGTTCaccctgggaaatgtagtccatGTTGCGCCTAGCCGGAAGGCGGCGCCCTGCGGAGGAGGCCGAGAGCACGTGGGTTGGGGACCTGCAGAGCCCCGCCTGTCCTCGGCCTACCGCGGCCAGCAGGCATTCCGGGTCAGACCGGCGCGGGGCGCTGCGGCCCAACTGCTTAGTAGGAGAACGTGACTCGAGGGGCCCGAGGACGGAGGTGGGAGCCCGGGCTagagggtggaggctggggaggTTGCCTGGTGGCTCTGGCGCTCCGCTGCGAGGGCATCCTCCGGCCCAGCAAAGGTGCAGCCTGGGAAGAAGGCGTCAGCACCAcccagagaagaggagaggggactTGGCACGcctcaggaaggaaaaaaggaaggttCTTGGGACCACCCAATAAGCAACCGGGAAACCACATACCATGGACAGTGCTCGGGGAATTTCGTAAGGTTTTTGGAAGTAACTTTATGTGTAACTAGAATAAGAGTAGCTTACATTTAAGTGCTAGGAGCAGGACTTTGCATACCTTAGGTTCAGTTTTCTTAGTAGCTCTGAGCTGGGTATTTTTATTCATCGTTTTCAGATGAGATGAGGAAATCGAGCTTGGGGAAAGTTAGGCTTATCTTGCCCTTGGCACAAAGACAGGGTGGCAGACCCTGCCATAGGTCTGGTCTGCCACAGGCCCCGGTGGTTCCTGCCTCTCAGCCCTCCAg
This region of Macaca fascicularis isolate 582-1 chromosome 1, T2T-MFA8v1.1 genomic DNA includes:
- the IPO13 gene encoding importin-13 isoform X3; amino-acid sequence: MNKVQALKISAGPQAQETLQSPELSLLSPPVREREHPCRTKSHLCSGLWQDPEWPAPVQSCAVLQALHQLYYDPNIENKNLAQKWLMQAQVSPQAWHFSWQLLQPDKVPEIQYFGASALHIKISRYWSDIPTDQYESLKAQLFTQITRFASGSKIVLTRLCVALASLALSMMPDAWPCAVADMVRLFQAEDSPVDGQGRCLALLELLTVLPEEFQTSRLPQYRKGLVRTSLAVECGAVFPLLEQLLQQPSSPSCVRQKVLKCFSSWVQLEVPLQDCEALIQAAFAALQDSELFDSSVEAIVNAISQPDAQRYVNTLLKLIPLVLGLQEQLRQAVQNGDMETSHGICRIAVALGENHSRALLDQVEHWQSFLALVNMIMFCTGIPGHYPVNETTSSLTLTFWYTLQDDILSFEAEKQAVYQQVYRPVYFQLVDVLLHKAQFPSDEEYGFWSSDEKEQFRIYRVDISDTLMYVYEMLGAELLSNLYDKLGRLLTSSEEPYSWQHTEALLYGFQSIAETIDVNYSDVVPGLIGLIPRISISNVQLADTVMFTIGALSEWLADHPVMINSVLPLVLHALGNPELSVSSVSTLKKICRECKYDLPPYAANIVAVSQDVLMKQIHKTSQCMWLMQALGFLLSALQVEEILKNLHSLISPYIQQLEKLAEEIPNPSNKLAIVHILGLLSNLFTTLDISHHEDDHEGPELRKLPVPQGPNPVVVVLQQVFQLIQKVLSKWLNDAQVVEAVCAIFEKSVKTLLDDFAPMVPQLCEMLGRMYSTIPQASALDLTRQLVHIFAHEPAHFPPIEALFLLVTSVTLTLFQQGPRDHPDIVDSFMQLLAQALKRKPDLFLCERLDVKAVFQCAVLALKFPEAPTVKASCGFFAIGGQASRSLMDCFADILFALNKHCFSLLSMWIKEALQPPGFPSARLSPEQKDTFSQQILRERVNKRRVKEMVKEFTLLCRGLHGTDYTADY
- the IPO13 gene encoding importin-13 isoform X1, whose translation is MNKVQALKISAGPQAQETLQSPELSLLSPPVREREHPCRTKSHLCSGLWQDPEWPAPVQSCAVLQALHQLYYDPNIENKNLAQKWLMQAQVSPQAWHFSWQLLQPDKVPEIQYFGASALHIKISRYWSDIPTDQYESLKAQLFTQITRFASGSKIVLTRLCVALASLALSMMPDAWPCAVADMVRLFQAEDSPVDGQGRCLALLELLTVLPEEFQTSRLPQYRKGLVRTSLAVECGAVFPLLEQLLQQPSSPSCVRQKVLKCFSSWVQLEVPLQDCEALIQAAFAALQDSELFDSSVEAIVNAISQPDAQRYVNTLLKLIPLVLGLQEQLRQAVQNGDMETSHGICRIAVALGENHSRALLDQVEHWQSFLALVNMIMFCTGIPGHYPVNETTSSLTLTFWYTLQDDILSFEAEKQAVYQQVYRPVYFQLVDVLLHKAQFPSDEEYGFWSSDEKEQFRIYRVDISDTLMYVYEMLGAELLSNLYDKLGRLLTSSEEPYSWQHTEALLYGFQSIAETIDVNYSDVVPGLIGLIPRISISNVQLADTVMFTIGALSEWLADHPVMINSVLPLVLHALGNPELSVSSVSTLKKICRECKYDLPPYAANIVAVSQDVLMKQIHKTSQCMWLMQALGFLLSALQVEEILKNLHSLISPYIQQLEKLAEEIPNPSNKLAIVHILGLLSNLFTTLDISHHEDDHEGPELRKLPVPQGPNPVVVVLQQVFQLIQKVLSKWLNDAQVVEAVCAIFEKSVKTLLDDFAPMVPQLCEMLGRMYSTIPQASALDLTRQLVHIFAHEPAHFPPIEALFLLVTSVTLTLFQQGPRDHPDIVDSFMQLLAQALKRKPDLFLCERLDVKAVFQCAVLALKFPEAPTVKASCGFFTELLPRCGEVESVGKVVQEDGRMLLIAVLEAIGGQASRSLMDCFADILFALNKHCFSLLSMWIKEALQPPGFPSARLSPEQKDTFSQQILRERVNKRRVKEMVKEFTLLCRGLHGTDYTADY
- the IPO13 gene encoding importin-13 isoform X5; this encodes MERREEQPGAAGAGAAPALDFTVENVEKDPEWPAPVQSCAVLQALHQLYYDPNIENKNLAQKWLMQAQVSPQAWHFSWQLLQPDKVPEIQYFGASALHIKISRYWSDIPTDQYESLKAQLFTQITRFASGSKIVLTRLCVALASLALSMMPDAWPCAVADMVRLFQAEDSPVDGQGRCLALLELLTVLPEEFQTSRLPQYRKGLVRTSLAVECGAVFPLLEQLLQQPSSPSCVRQKVLKCFSSWVQLEVPLQDCEALIQAAFAALQDSELFDSSVEAIVNAISQPDAQRYVNTLLKLIPLVLGLQEQLRQAVQNGDMETSHGICRIAVALGENHSRALLDQVEHWQSFLALVNMIMFCTGIPGHYPVNETTSSLTLTFWYTLQDDILSFEAEKQAVYQQVYRPVYFQLVDVLLHKAQFPSDEEYGFWSSDEKEQFRIYRVDISDTLMYVYEMLGAELLSNLYDKLGRLLTSSEEPYSWQHTEALLYGFQSIAETIDVNYSDVVPGLIGLIPRISISNVQLADTVMFTIGALSEWLADHPVMINSVLPLVLHALGNPELSVSSVSTLKKICRECKYDLPPYAANIVAVSQDVLMKQIHKTSQCMWLMQALGFLLSALQVEEILKNLHSLISPYIQQLEKLAEEIPNPSNKLAIVHILGLLSNLFTTLDISHHEDDHEGPELRKLPVPQGPNPVVVVLQQVFQLIQKVLSKWLNDAQVVEAVCAIFEKSVKTLLDDFAPMVPQLCEMLGRMYSTIPQASALDLTRQLVHIFAHEPAHFPPIEALFLLVTSVTLTLFQQGPRDHPDIVDSFMQLLAQALKRKPDLFLCERLDVKAVFQCAVLALKFPEAPTVKASCGFFAIGGQASRSLMDCFADILFALNKHCFSLLSMWIKEALQPPGFPSARLSPEQKDTFSQQILRERVNKRRVKEMVKEFTLLCRGLHGTDYTADY